In the genome of Deinococcus psychrotolerans, one region contains:
- a CDS encoding cupin domain-containing protein, with protein sequence MKRAEPPQIITATPHGRVLRFTFAAGEGVPTHKHPGAQVVVTVLSGQVEVTAEESCTLKAAEILTHDGDQPLSLFATQDSSVVVTLIHR encoded by the coding sequence GTGAAGCGGGCCGAGCCTCCACAGATCATCACCGCAACCCCACATGGCCGGGTGCTGCGTTTCACGTTCGCGGCGGGTGAAGGCGTACCGACCCACAAGCATCCCGGCGCTCAGGTGGTCGTCACGGTACTGAGCGGTCAGGTCGAGGTGACGGCTGAAGAGAGCTGCACGCTCAAGGCCGCCGAAATCCTGACGCACGACGGAGACCAGCCGCTGTCGCTGTTCGCCACCCAAGACAGCAGCGTGGTGGTGACGTTGATCCACCGCTGA
- a CDS encoding Crp/Fnr family transcriptional regulator — MSERALELLSRTVMFGGAQPAVLRPLAALGSFRSLKRGDMLFHAGDVTESLHIVSAGSVRVYRLARNGTRELTLHVEGPRQVVAGVAAFQNQARYPAYAQALQSPTELLLLPIEAVRQAVFHAPDLAQSVIAAFARKQAELLSRIDRLVFSELSERLAVYLLAHADSPHALPTNSELAALLGTVPELVSRKLGEFYRLGLINIERRTVVAFDKTELTRLAHTGEGHTHG; from the coding sequence GTGAGTGAACGCGCCCTTGAGTTGCTGAGCCGGACAGTGATGTTTGGTGGAGCGCAGCCCGCAGTCCTGCGCCCCTTGGCAGCGCTGGGCAGCTTCCGCAGCTTGAAGCGCGGAGACATGCTCTTTCACGCCGGTGACGTGACCGAGTCGCTGCACATCGTCAGCGCAGGGAGCGTGCGGGTTTACCGCTTGGCGCGGAACGGAACACGTGAGCTGACGCTGCACGTCGAAGGGCCCCGGCAAGTCGTGGCGGGAGTGGCCGCTTTTCAAAATCAGGCCAGGTATCCAGCTTACGCGCAAGCTCTTCAGTCGCCCACCGAGCTGCTGCTGCTGCCGATCGAAGCGGTGCGACAAGCGGTTTTCCATGCGCCGGATCTGGCCCAGTCGGTGATCGCCGCTTTTGCCCGCAAGCAGGCCGAGCTGTTGTCGAGAATTGACCGCCTCGTCTTCAGTGAACTCAGCGAGCGCCTCGCCGTGTATCTGCTGGCGCACGCCGACTCGCCCCACGCTCTACCCACCAACAGCGAACTGGCGGCCCTCCTCGGGACGGTGCCGGAGCTGGTCAGCCGCAAGTTGGGCGAGTTCTACCGCTTGGGCCTCATCAACATCGAGCGCCGAACCGTGGTGGCCTTCGACAAAACCGAACTCACTCGGCTGGCCCATACGGGCGAGGGACACACCCATGGATAA
- a CDS encoding DinB family protein, whose translation MARSQSADCPPFYARYVDLAPEDDVLSAMQVQADVTRQAILRYADRPGFRYAPGKWSVRQVVGHMADTERLFGFRALWFARADPAPLPGMEQDDWMAASDFDAVNLEEVLAGFQAARASNLLLLRQLTPDAWARRGVASGHPFSVRALAHILLGHERAHLQVLSERYP comes from the coding sequence ATGGCCCGCTCTCAATCCGCCGACTGCCCCCCTTTTTACGCCCGCTACGTTGACCTCGCGCCGGAAGACGACGTGCTGAGCGCCATGCAGGTGCAGGCCGACGTGACCCGTCAGGCCATTTTGAGGTACGCAGACCGCCCTGGTTTCCGTTATGCGCCGGGCAAATGGAGCGTGCGGCAAGTGGTGGGCCACATGGCCGACACCGAGCGGCTGTTCGGCTTCCGGGCGCTGTGGTTTGCCCGCGCCGACCCCGCGCCGCTGCCCGGTATGGAGCAAGACGACTGGATGGCGGCCAGCGACTTTGACGCGGTGAATCTGGAAGAAGTGCTGGCCGGATTTCAAGCGGCGAGGGCCAGCAATCTCCTGCTGCTGCGCCAGCTCACCCCCGACGCTTGGGCGCGGCGCGGCGTTGCCAGCGGCCATCCCTTCAGTGTGCGGGCGCTGGCCCATATCCTGTTGGGCCACGAGCGGGCGCACCTGCAAGTCTTGTCGGAGCGCTACCCATAA
- a CDS encoding STM4015 family protein → MTIGEHLSKFGGLQVTPWEPGQPLGDTVTTIHRISVEYDEKTSWTDKFRAFLTLPNVENSQGLVVGMWSAEAGEDAAPDEMVEALVAAHAQLPRLRALFIGDITYEENEVSWIVQADLSPILSAYPQLTHLGIRGGNNLSLGQVSLPQLRELTLQAGGLSAEVVREVVTANLPKLEHLELYLGTEEYGSTNAADDLTPLLDGQRFPALKYLGLKNSDHQDEIAQMFAHAPILDQLETLDLSLGVLTDEGAAALLGSERVKTLKKLDVSHHFCSTEMMQQLKALPIEVDASEQQDEEDDWRFVALGE, encoded by the coding sequence ATGACGATTGGCGAACACCTGAGCAAATTCGGCGGCTTGCAGGTCACGCCCTGGGAACCCGGGCAGCCGCTGGGCGACACCGTGACCACCATTCACCGCATCAGCGTGGAGTACGACGAGAAAACGAGCTGGACGGACAAGTTTCGGGCGTTTCTGACTTTGCCGAATGTGGAAAACAGTCAGGGCTTGGTGGTCGGGATGTGGAGTGCCGAAGCGGGTGAGGACGCGGCCCCCGACGAGATGGTGGAAGCGCTGGTGGCTGCCCACGCCCAGCTTCCCCGTTTGCGGGCGCTGTTTATCGGCGACATCACCTACGAGGAAAACGAGGTGTCGTGGATCGTGCAGGCCGACCTCTCACCGATTCTGAGCGCTTATCCGCAGCTCACCCATCTGGGCATTCGCGGGGGCAACAACCTCAGCCTCGGCCAAGTCTCGCTGCCACAGCTGCGCGAGCTGACTCTTCAAGCGGGTGGCCTCAGCGCCGAAGTGGTGCGCGAAGTGGTCACGGCCAACTTGCCCAAGCTGGAGCATCTGGAGCTGTATCTGGGCACCGAGGAGTACGGCTCCACCAACGCCGCCGACGATCTGACGCCGCTGCTCGACGGCCAGCGCTTTCCGGCGCTCAAGTATCTGGGCCTGAAAAACAGCGACCACCAAGACGAGATCGCCCAGATGTTCGCCCACGCCCCGATTTTGGATCAGCTTGAGACACTCGACCTGTCGCTCGGCGTACTGACCGACGAGGGCGCAGCGGCTTTGCTGGGCAGCGAGCGCGTCAAAACCCTCAAAAAGCTGGATGTCAGCCACCACTTTTGCAGCACCGAGATGATGCAGCAGCTTAAAGCCCTGCCGATTGAAGTGGACGCCTCCGAGCAGCAAGACGAGGAAGACGATTGGCGGTTCGTGGCGCTGGGAGAATGA
- a CDS encoding STM4014 family protein translates to MNPPPRDVLLIALPQGRRARAFQDSLRGLGWPPARVISYLDLLAGRVKLADEVRRGSVVRFESTGEDIETELALIELGGGQPADLAAGELADSAAWYAGFSAVLRQLDADLSSAPPHSRMHVTDHILTMFDKPATHARLQAAGVAVPDALPEVHSLDELLEAAGQRGWSRVFVKLAYGSSASGAVALQWQGKRVSAVTTVRRDSRRLYNSRWLVRLHTWAEVAELIDALAPQRLHVERWLPKANVAKTENSGGGSIDLRVVVIGGRAQHTLVRQAQGPITNLHLGNKHGGNQRGDVAALLAAVGEERWAAVQQTCQAALTAFPGALYGGVDVLLTPNWKRHAVLEVNAFGDYHRGVLVDGQDTYAAELAALGPL, encoded by the coding sequence GTGAATCCCCCGCCCCGTGACGTGCTGCTGATCGCCCTGCCGCAGGGCCGCCGCGCCCGCGCTTTTCAGGACAGCTTGCGCGGCCTCGGCTGGCCCCCAGCGCGGGTGATTTCGTATCTCGACTTGCTGGCGGGGCGGGTGAAGCTGGCAGATGAAGTGCGCCGAGGCAGCGTGGTGCGGTTTGAATCCACTGGTGAGGACATAGAAACCGAACTGGCCCTGATTGAGCTGGGCGGCGGCCAGCCCGCAGACCTCGCGGCGGGCGAACTGGCCGACTCAGCCGCTTGGTACGCGGGGTTCAGCGCCGTGCTGCGGCAGCTCGACGCCGATCTCAGCAGCGCCCCGCCGCACAGCCGAATGCACGTGACCGACCACATCCTGACCATGTTCGACAAGCCCGCCACCCACGCCCGTTTGCAAGCGGCGGGCGTGGCCGTGCCGGACGCGCTGCCGGAAGTCCATTCGTTGGATGAGTTGCTGGAAGCGGCTGGGCAGCGCGGCTGGTCGCGGGTGTTCGTCAAGCTGGCTTACGGCTCCAGCGCGTCGGGGGCGGTGGCCTTGCAGTGGCAGGGCAAACGGGTCAGCGCCGTGACCACCGTGCGGCGAGACAGCAGGCGGCTCTACAACTCGCGGTGGCTGGTGCGGCTCCATACTTGGGCAGAAGTGGCCGAGCTGATCGACGCTCTCGCCCCGCAGCGCCTGCACGTGGAGCGCTGGCTGCCCAAAGCCAACGTCGCCAAAACCGAGAACAGCGGCGGCGGCAGCATCGATCTGCGGGTGGTGGTCATCGGCGGGCGGGCGCAGCACACCTTGGTCAGGCAAGCGCAGGGGCCGATCACCAATTTGCATTTGGGCAACAAGCACGGTGGCAATCAGCGCGGCGACGTGGCTGCTCTGCTGGCGGCAGTGGGCGAGGAGCGCTGGGCAGCAGTGCAGCAAACCTGTCAAGCTGCCCTCACCGCCTTTCCCGGCGCTCTTTACGGCGGCGTGGACGTGCTGCTGACCCCGAATTGGAAGCGCCACGCGGTCTTGGAAGTCAACGCTTTTGGAGATTATCACCGGGGCGTTTTGGTGGACGGTCAAGACACTTACGCGGCGGAGCTGGCCGCACTGGGGCCGCTTTGA
- a CDS encoding STM4013/SEN3800 family hydrolase, whose amino-acid sequence MLPARELIGTCNVALVTLDSLRFDVAVRALELGETPNLAALLPGGAWEERHTPGSFTYAAHHAFLSGFLPTPARPGRHPRLFAASFEGSRSTSAQTFTFDEATLPAALSARGYRTLCVGGVGFFNGRSALGSVLPNLFDEAHWSPASGVKNPDSASVQMHKAAAALSAQPPERKVFLLLNVAATHTPTHFYLAGAKRDSPESQRAALRTVDAALPILLAALQARGDTLLIVCADHGTCFGDDGYWGHRLAHPKVWTVPYAETLLRQTKA is encoded by the coding sequence ATGCTGCCCGCCCGTGAGCTGATTGGAACATGTAACGTGGCACTTGTCACGCTGGACAGCCTGCGTTTTGACGTGGCCGTGCGGGCGCTCGAACTCGGGGAAACGCCGAACTTGGCAGCTCTCTTACCGGGCGGCGCTTGGGAAGAGCGGCACACCCCCGGCAGCTTTACCTACGCGGCTCACCACGCTTTTTTGTCGGGCTTCTTGCCGACGCCCGCGCGTCCGGGGCGGCATCCGCGCCTCTTTGCGGCCAGCTTTGAAGGCAGCCGCAGCACCTCGGCCCAGACCTTTACCTTCGACGAAGCGACGCTGCCCGCCGCTCTCTCGGCACGCGGCTACCGCACGCTCTGCGTCGGCGGGGTGGGCTTTTTTAATGGCCGCTCGGCGCTGGGCAGCGTCTTGCCGAATCTGTTTGATGAAGCGCACTGGTCGCCCGCCAGCGGCGTCAAAAATCCCGATTCGGCCTCGGTTCAGATGCACAAGGCGGCGGCGGCTTTGAGCGCCCAGCCACCCGAACGAAAAGTTTTTTTGCTGCTGAATGTGGCCGCCACCCACACGCCGACGCATTTTTATCTGGCGGGAGCAAAGCGAGACTCGCCGGAAAGTCAGCGGGCAGCTCTGAGAACGGTAGATGCGGCGCTGCCCATTTTGCTGGCAGCGCTGCAAGCACGCGGCGACACGCTGCTGATCGTGTGCGCCGATCACGGCACCTGCTTCGGAGACGACGGCTACTGGGGCCACCGACTGGCCCATCCGAAGGTGTGGACGGTGCCTTACGCTGAGACGTTGCTGCGGCAAACTAAAGCATGA
- a CDS encoding STM4012 family radical SAM protein, with product MTAATASLPDLLSGGPYQSYTYAYPHKTAYRPLDPPIKLSEAWATQDRSALFLYLHIPFCEMRCGFCNLFTTVNAPLSLEQGYLAALERQAEVVSRELGGATFSQVALGGGTPTYLEAGDLERVFGVLDRQFGVAGLPTSVETSPATATPDRLRVLAERGVSRVSIGVQSFIEAEVRSVGRAQRTAEVLRALGNIRAAGLSGLNIDLIYGLAHQTPQTWLASLQAALEWSPEELFLYPLYVRPLTGIGRLGRTWDDERLELYQLGREFLLSNGYTQTSMRRFQRADLPLTSEPEYTCQLDGMVGLGCGARSYTRSLHYSSEYAVGAVGVREIIADYVARPAESFGFITHGIQLSPDERRRRFALQSLLHFSGLDAALYAREFGSGALSDFPQLAELSELGLANWQTGRLILTPAGLEQSDALGPWLYSPAVRALSEEYQWR from the coding sequence ATGACCGCCGCCACTGCCTCCCTGCCTGATCTGCTCAGCGGCGGGCCTTACCAGAGCTACACCTACGCTTACCCGCACAAAACCGCTTACCGCCCGCTTGACCCGCCGATCAAACTCTCGGAGGCGTGGGCCACCCAAGACCGCTCGGCACTGTTTTTGTATCTGCACATTCCCTTCTGCGAAATGCGCTGCGGCTTTTGCAACCTGTTTACCACTGTGAACGCCCCACTGAGCTTGGAGCAGGGCTACCTCGCCGCGCTGGAACGCCAAGCCGAAGTGGTCAGCCGTGAGCTGGGCGGAGCCACTTTTTCGCAAGTCGCTCTCGGCGGCGGCACACCGACTTATCTGGAAGCAGGCGACTTGGAAAGGGTCTTCGGGGTGCTGGACAGACAGTTCGGCGTGGCGGGCCTACCGACCAGCGTGGAGACCTCGCCCGCCACCGCCACGCCGGATCGCCTGCGGGTACTGGCTGAAAGGGGCGTCAGCCGCGTCAGCATCGGCGTGCAGAGCTTTATAGAAGCTGAGGTTCGCAGCGTGGGCCGCGCCCAGCGCACAGCGGAAGTCCTGAGGGCGCTGGGCAACATCCGCGCCGCTGGCCTGAGCGGGCTGAACATCGACCTGATTTACGGCCTCGCCCATCAAACGCCGCAAACGTGGCTGGCCTCGCTGCAAGCCGCGCTGGAGTGGTCGCCGGAAGAACTGTTTTTGTACCCGCTGTACGTGCGCCCGCTGACCGGCATCGGACGGCTGGGCCGCACCTGGGACGACGAGCGGCTGGAACTCTACCAGTTGGGGCGCGAATTCCTGCTCTCCAACGGCTACACGCAGACTTCTATGCGCCGGTTTCAACGGGCCGATCTGCCACTGACATCCGAACCGGAATATACCTGTCAGCTTGACGGGATGGTGGGCCTCGGCTGCGGCGCTCGCTCGTACACACGGTCGCTGCACTATTCCAGCGAATACGCGGTGGGCGCGGTGGGGGTGCGCGAGATCATTGCCGATTACGTGGCGCGGCCCGCCGAATCGTTCGGCTTTATCACACACGGCATTCAGCTCAGCCCAGACGAACGGCGGCGCAGGTTCGCGCTGCAATCGCTGCTGCACTTTTCTGGACTGGACGCGGCGCTGTATGCCCGCGAGTTCGGCAGCGGGGCGCTGAGCGACTTTCCGCAGCTTGCCGAACTCTCAGAACTCGGCTTAGCAAACTGGCAAACGGGCCGGCTGATCCTCACCCCCGCCGGACTGGAGCAATCAGATGCGCTGGGGCCGTGGCTGTATTCGCCTGCCGTTCGTGCTTTGAGCGAGGAGTACCAGTGGAGGTAA
- a CDS encoding STM4011 family radical SAM protein, translating to MIYRGPLSSCNYACPYCPFAKHTETAAEHAADAAALERFVSWAEAQPFDLSVLFTPWGEALVRPRYQAALTRLSHAPHIRQLAIQTNLSGSLAWLSHAERSKIGLWATYHPNEVKRERFLAKCAELDTLGVHYSVGVVGKKSHFSEIETLRATLPPEIYLWVNAFKVGEGYYSPTDLARLSAADPLFEVNTRRYRTRGHACGAGESVISVDGDGTARRCHFIERPLGNIYAQDVRELLRPRLCSRSSCECHIGYVHLPELGAADIYGEGLLARIPDSGVWAESGRLEAYLARAQQLHASTAGR from the coding sequence GTGATTTACAGAGGCCCGCTTTCGAGTTGCAATTACGCTTGCCCGTATTGCCCCTTCGCCAAGCACACCGAGACGGCGGCAGAGCACGCGGCAGACGCGGCGGCGCTGGAACGCTTCGTCAGCTGGGCCGAAGCGCAACCGTTTGATCTGTCCGTCTTGTTCACGCCCTGGGGCGAAGCGCTGGTCAGGCCACGTTATCAGGCCGCCCTGACACGGCTCAGCCACGCGCCGCACATCCGGCAACTTGCCATTCAAACCAACTTGTCGGGTTCGCTGGCTTGGTTGAGCCACGCTGAGCGCAGCAAAATTGGGTTGTGGGCCACCTACCACCCGAATGAAGTCAAACGCGAGCGCTTTCTGGCCAAGTGTGCCGAGCTCGACACGTTGGGTGTGCACTACAGCGTCGGCGTGGTCGGCAAGAAAAGCCACTTTTCCGAAATAGAGACGCTGCGGGCCACTTTGCCGCCAGAAATTTATTTGTGGGTCAACGCTTTCAAGGTGGGGGAGGGCTACTATTCACCCACCGACTTGGCCCGCCTGAGCGCCGCCGATCCCCTGTTTGAAGTCAATACCCGCCGCTACCGCACACGCGGCCACGCTTGCGGCGCGGGCGAGAGCGTCATCAGCGTGGACGGCGACGGCACGGCCCGCCGTTGCCACTTTATCGAGCGGCCTCTGGGCAACATCTACGCTCAGGACGTGCGCGAGTTGCTGCGGCCCCGCCTATGCAGCCGCTCAAGCTGCGAATGCCACATCGGGTATGTGCATTTGCCGGAACTCGGCGCAGCGGATATTTACGGCGAAGGCTTGCTGGCCCGCATTCCCGATTCAGGCGTGTGGGCCGAGTCTGGGCGACTGGAAGCGTATCTGGCACGCGCTCAGCAGCTTCACGCTTCCACCGCTGGCCGATAA
- a CDS encoding DUF6745 domain-containing protein: protein MLASLGTGSLSAAQARKAILSGQVCGPLSFRGRLDLSGEKNFRLPEHLSGDTLDISGTQLSALPEHLQVRELIAKNLPLSEVPASLRVQFRLTLDGCARLQHLPQNLTVGSLSLQDCLSLETLPEGLNVCFLNVSRCEALANWPRQAEVSFGHLLARDCLSLRGLPSWLSQLAQLDLSGCRGVTALPPHLKISGWLDVAGSGLTALPAQRPALRWRGVRISERLAFEPETISGAEIMAEPNTEVRRVMMERVGYERFLDEVGARVLDRDTDAGGERVLVWVELPEDEPFVAVCVSCPSTGRRYTLRVPPTITRAQAASAWLAGFDEPSLYRPAVEA from the coding sequence ATGCTGGCCAGTCTGGGTACAGGTTCGCTCAGCGCGGCGCAGGCGAGGAAAGCGATTCTGAGCGGCCAAGTCTGCGGCCCGCTCAGCTTCCGGGGGCGCTTGGATTTATCCGGCGAAAAGAATTTTCGCTTGCCCGAACACCTTAGCGGCGACACGCTCGATATCAGCGGTACCCAGCTGAGCGCCCTGCCCGAACACCTCCAAGTCCGCGAGTTGATCGCCAAAAACCTGCCGCTCAGTGAAGTTCCGGCCAGCTTGCGGGTGCAGTTCCGGCTGACACTGGACGGCTGCGCCCGCTTGCAACATCTTCCCCAAAATCTGACGGTCGGTTCGCTGAGCCTGCAAGATTGCCTCTCGCTGGAGACGCTCCCGGAAGGCCTCAACGTCTGCTTTCTCAACGTGAGCCGCTGTGAAGCGCTGGCCAACTGGCCCCGGCAGGCCGAGGTGAGTTTCGGGCATCTGCTGGCCCGCGATTGCCTGAGCCTGCGCGGTCTTCCGAGCTGGCTTAGCCAACTGGCCCAACTCGATCTTTCCGGTTGCCGGGGCGTTACGGCGCTGCCGCCACACCTCAAAATCAGCGGCTGGCTGGACGTGGCGGGCAGCGGCCTGACTGCTCTCCCAGCCCAGCGGCCCGCCTTGCGCTGGCGCGGCGTGCGAATCAGCGAGCGGCTGGCCTTTGAGCCGGAAACCATCAGTGGCGCAGAAATCATGGCCGAGCCAAACACCGAAGTGCGCCGCGTGATGATGGAGCGGGTCGGCTACGAGCGTTTTCTGGACGAAGTGGGGGCGCGAGTCCTTGACCGTGATACCGATGCGGGCGGCGAACGGGTGCTGGTGTGGGTGGAGTTGCCGGAAGACGAGCCGTTTGTGGCGGTGTGTGTCAGTTGCCCGTCGACAGGAAGGCGCTACACCCTGCGCGTGCCGCCGACCATTACCCGAGCTCAGGCGGCCTCGGCGTGGCTGGCGGGCTTTGACGAGCCGAGTCTTTATCGGCCAGCGGTGGAAGCGTGA
- a CDS encoding nucleobase:cation symporter-2 family protein, translated as MTKIARSPSAVHPVDEILPAQNMIAFGLQHVLSMYAGIVAVPLVLASALGLPSSDVVLIIGASFFMCGVATLIQTLGFGVFGAKLPIVQGTTFASVATMILIGKQAGLPGIFGAVIAGGLFTVLAAPYFSRLLRFFPPVVAGTVITMIGVSLLPVAIKWAGGGVPSLPTFGSPSNLALAGITLLIVLLITRFGHGFVGRVAVLLGLVIGTVIAAAVGKADFSGVANAAWFGFSVPFHFGTPTFALVPVLSMIIVMLVVMVETTADLLAIGEVAGKEVDAKTVANGLRADGLSTALGGIFNAFPFTAFAQNVGLVRFTGIKSRFVVAVAGVILMMLGFLPKLSALVSAIPLPVLGGAGLVLFGSVAAAGIQTLAKVNMADNRNLIIVAISIALGVIPSTVPNFYAQLPDQARLFLDSGITAASLSAILLNILFNLLSTGRERLSSTAEVAAHAPQVGDIH; from the coding sequence ATGACCAAAATCGCTCGTTCACCGTCCGCCGTTCACCCCGTCGATGAAATTTTGCCGGCTCAGAACATGATCGCTTTTGGCCTCCAACACGTACTGAGCATGTACGCGGGCATCGTGGCGGTGCCGCTTGTGCTGGCCAGCGCCCTGGGACTCCCCAGCAGCGACGTGGTGCTGATTATTGGGGCTAGCTTTTTTATGTGCGGCGTCGCCACTTTGATTCAGACGCTCGGCTTCGGCGTGTTTGGGGCCAAGCTGCCGATCGTGCAGGGCACCACCTTCGCCTCGGTGGCCACCATGATTTTGATCGGCAAGCAAGCGGGGCTGCCGGGGATTTTCGGCGCGGTGATCGCGGGCGGGCTGTTCACGGTGCTGGCCGCGCCGTATTTCTCGCGCCTCCTGCGCTTTTTTCCGCCGGTGGTGGCCGGCACCGTCATTACCATGATCGGCGTTTCGCTGTTGCCGGTGGCGATCAAGTGGGCGGGCGGCGGCGTGCCGAGTTTGCCGACTTTCGGTTCACCCAGTAACCTCGCACTGGCCGGCATTACTCTCCTCATCGTGCTGCTGATCACCCGCTTCGGGCACGGCTTCGTGGGCCGGGTAGCGGTGTTGCTGGGTCTGGTGATAGGCACTGTGATCGCTGCCGCCGTGGGCAAAGCCGACTTCTCCGGCGTGGCGAACGCGGCTTGGTTCGGCTTCTCGGTTCCGTTTCACTTCGGCACGCCGACCTTTGCCCTGGTGCCGGTGCTGTCGATGATCATCGTGATGCTGGTCGTGATGGTAGAAACCACCGCCGATCTGCTGGCGATTGGCGAGGTCGCTGGCAAAGAAGTGGACGCCAAAACGGTGGCCAATGGCCTGCGGGCCGACGGGCTGTCTACCGCGCTGGGCGGGATCTTTAACGCCTTCCCCTTCACCGCCTTTGCCCAAAATGTCGGCTTGGTGCGCTTTACCGGCATCAAGAGCCGCTTCGTGGTGGCGGTGGCAGGCGTGATTTTGATGATGCTGGGCTTTTTGCCCAAACTCAGTGCGCTGGTCTCGGCCATTCCGCTTCCAGTGCTGGGCGGCGCAGGCTTGGTGCTGTTCGGCAGCGTGGCGGCGGCGGGCATTCAAACGCTGGCCAAGGTCAACATGGCCGACAACCGCAACTTGATTATCGTGGCCATCAGCATCGCGCTGGGCGTCATTCCGTCTACCGTGCCGAACTTTTACGCCCAGCTTCCCGATCAAGCGCGTTTGTTTCTCGACAGTGGCATCACGGCGGCCAGCTTATCGGCGATCTTGCTCAATATCCTCTTTAATCTGCTCAGCACGGGCCGCGAGCGCTTGTCGTCCACGGCGGAAGTGGCCGCCCACGCGCCGCAAGTGGGTGACATTCACTAA
- a CDS encoding NCS2 family permease, producing MSRASDLPVSPPVSALDRYFEITKTGSNIRQEIRAGITTFLTMSYILFVNPQVLSSAIKIDNAFVQILMTTAIAAAFGSLVMGLIARYPFAQAPGMGLNAFFAYTVVLTQGIAWQTALGAVFISGVLFVVLSVVGARQAIVKAIPLSLKFAITAGIGAFLAFLGLKNAGIVVTNPATFVAMGRLVDPTVWVALIGLIISAVLLKRKVTGAILYGILITTVIAIISRAPVYAGGPKGALQAFPGFEGKILGIFATPIWPSGLVGQLDIGGAVGLGLISVVFTFFFVDFFDATGTLTGLAQRSGFLDANGDMPRARRTFAMDGLAAMFGAFMGSSTTTAYVESASGIGAGGRTGLTAVTVGVLFLLSMFIWPLAAAIPAAATAPALILVGAMMMEGVIHVDWEDMSEALPSFLTIILMPLTFSIANGVSLGVISYCLVKGLSGEARKVSPILYGVAALLIIRYIWLAEG from the coding sequence ATGTCACGAGCCTCCGACCTTCCCGTTTCGCCCCCCGTTTCGGCTCTTGACCGGTATTTTGAGATCACCAAAACCGGCTCGAACATCCGGCAGGAAATCCGCGCCGGAATCACCACCTTTCTGACCATGAGCTACATTCTGTTCGTCAATCCGCAGGTGCTGAGCAGCGCCATCAAGATCGACAACGCCTTCGTGCAAATCCTGATGACCACCGCCATCGCCGCCGCTTTCGGCTCGCTGGTGATGGGGCTGATCGCCCGCTATCCGTTCGCGCAGGCTCCGGGCATGGGACTGAACGCTTTTTTTGCCTACACCGTGGTGCTGACTCAGGGCATTGCGTGGCAAACGGCGCTGGGCGCGGTGTTTATCTCGGGAGTGCTGTTTGTGGTGCTCAGCGTTGTGGGCGCTCGGCAGGCCATCGTCAAGGCCATTCCGCTCAGTCTCAAGTTTGCGATCACGGCGGGCATCGGGGCGTTCTTGGCCTTCCTCGGCCTCAAAAATGCCGGCATTGTCGTCACCAACCCCGCCACCTTCGTGGCGATGGGCCGCTTGGTTGACCCGACGGTGTGGGTGGCGCTCATCGGCCTGATCATCTCGGCGGTGCTGCTGAAGCGCAAAGTAACCGGCGCGATTCTCTACGGCATTTTGATCACCACCGTGATTGCCATCATCAGCCGCGCTCCAGTGTATGCGGGCGGCCCCAAAGGTGCGCTGCAAGCCTTCCCCGGTTTTGAAGGCAAGATCCTCGGCATCTTCGCCACCCCAATCTGGCCTTCGGGCTTGGTGGGTCAACTCGACATCGGTGGCGCGGTCGGCTTAGGACTCATCAGCGTGGTGTTTACTTTCTTCTTCGTGGACTTCTTCGACGCCACCGGCACTTTGACCGGCCTGGCCCAGCGCTCGGGCTTTCTGGATGCCAATGGCGATATGCCCCGCGCCCGCCGCACTTTTGCGATGGACGGTTTGGCGGCGATGTTCGGGGCGTTCATGGGCAGCTCTACCACCACCGCGTACGTGGAGTCGGCCTCCGGCATCGGCGCGGGCGGGCGCACCGGCCTGACGGCCGTGACCGTCGGGGTGCTGTTCCTCCTGAGCATGTTCATTTGGCCGCTGGCCGCCGCGATTCCGGCTGCCGCCACCGCTCCGGCGCTGATTTTGGTGGGCGCGATGATGATGGAAGGCGTGATTCACGTGGACTGGGAAGACATGTCCGAAGCGCTGCCCTCGTTTCTCACCATCATCTTGATGCCGCTGACCTTCAGCATCGCCAACGGCGTCAGCCTCGGCGTGATCAGCTACTGCCTCGTCAAAGGCCTCAGCGGCGAGGCCCGCAAAGTCAGTCCGATTTTGTACGGCGTGGCGGCGCTGCTGATTATTCGTTACATCTGGCTGGCGGAGGGTTAA